The following coding sequences are from one Methanosarcina sp. WWM596 window:
- a CDS encoding cytidine/deoxycytidylate deaminase family protein produces the protein MIERPSLDEYFLEIAFVVGKRATCLRNNVGAVIVRDKRILSTGYNGAPSGMEHCLEIGCIRDIENIPSGTRHEKCRAVHAEQNAIIQAAIHGVSIAGATLYCTHQPCILCAKMLINSKIKRVVYSTPYPDTDSLDFFKSAGVEVEYIPFKLKNENVNRE, from the coding sequence ATGATAGAAAGACCTTCCCTTGACGAATATTTCCTTGAAATCGCCTTCGTGGTAGGCAAACGGGCAACCTGCCTCAGGAACAACGTAGGAGCAGTAATCGTCCGGGATAAACGCATTCTTTCAACCGGATATAACGGAGCTCCAAGCGGCATGGAACACTGCCTTGAGATAGGATGTATTCGGGACATTGAAAATATTCCCTCAGGCACGCGGCATGAGAAGTGTCGGGCAGTGCATGCGGAGCAGAACGCCATTATCCAGGCTGCAATCCATGGGGTCAGCATTGCCGGAGCAACCCTTTACTGTACGCACCAGCCCTGCATTCTGTGTGCAAAAATGCTCATAAACTCAAAAATTAAAAGGGTAGTATACTCAACACCTTATCCTGACACCGATTCCCTTGATTTTTTCAAGAGCGCAGGTGTGGAAGTGGAATATATCCCCTTTAAGCTGAAAAACGAGAATGTCAACAGGGAAT